TTATGAGACTGTTGAAAAAGCTTTTTACGGTGATTAAAAATCACCGACTACATTTCTCTTTAAACAGCGAATAAATTTTATATGTTTTATATGCTATATTATCCTTGAGATTTCACTAAATCATCAAGTATAGAATACACAACAGGAAGGACTAATAAAGTCAACATTGTGCCAACAAAGAGTCCACCTACAATAGCAGATGCAGCTACTGATCTTGCTTCTGAGCCTTCCGCACGGCTAAATACCATTGGCATCATACCAAGCATTGTAGTAATCGCAGTCATTAAGACAGGCCTTAATCGTGTAGTAGCGCCTTCAATAATAGCGGCTATTTTTTCTTTCCCACGCCGTCTTAACTTATTTATGTAATCAATCATTACTATACCATTATTTACGATTATACCTGCTAAAATAAGTATTCCCATACCTGCAGGTAGACATATATTTTTACCCAGCATTACCAGACCTAATACTACACCTATAATTGAAAATGGCACAGTAAACATAATTACTAATGGATGAATAAACGATTCAAATTCTGATGCCATAACCATATATATCAAAAGCAGTGCTAACAGAAATATGTAGCCCAAGTCAGTAAATGTTTCTCGCATTTGTTCCGCTTCACCTGCATAGTCAATAAAATATCCTTCTGGGAATTGTATCTTTTTAACTACTTTTTTTATCTCATTTATTATTTTACCTAAATCTTTACCGGTAATGTTAGCAGTGATAGTAACGATTCGTTTCTGATTCTCGCGTTCAAGTCGGATTGGACCATATGAAAATACCAATTTTGCTACTTCGCCTAATGGTATTATCAAACCCTGTGGTGTGATGATACTGAGATTCTCTATATCTTTTAACGATTTTCTATCTTCAGGTCTCAATTTCACACGGATATCTATTTCTTCGCCTGCTTGATGGATACGTGTAGCAATCTTACCTTGCACAGCAGTTTGAACTGTAGATGCAATCTGTTTTGCGGTTAGTTGTAACCGTGCTGATTTCTCACGGTTAATTTTTATTTGTAACTCCGGTTTGCCTTTTACAAGTGTTGTATCTATATCTTTCATACCTTTTATCGTTTTTATTTTGCTGATTATCTGCTCGGCAAGTTGTTCTAATTTATTTATATCCTTACCAAAAAGTTTCAACTGGACTGGTTTCTGGCTTCTACCGCCACCAGCCATCATTGCTGATGACATATCCATAAATTCAAGTTTCACATTTTGTAGTTGTGGCATTTTATTACGGATACTATTCAGTATCTGTTCTGCAGACCGTTTTCGGTCTAATTTATCGTGCAATCTAATGAATAACTGTGCTTCATTCACACCTGCAGAACCTGTGCCCCATGCAACATCCTGTTTCTGTCCTTCCATGATACCAACAGAAACAAGCACTGTCTGGACACCATCTTCATTCAGCACGATATTTTCTAATTCCTGTGTTACTCGGTCGGTTTCTTGTAAGGTTGTACCGACAGGCATTTTAAGTGAAACTAAAACCATATTGAAATCAACTTTAGGAAAAAACTCTTTACCCATGACAAAAACAGCTAATAGCAAACATATTATCAAAATACCAAATACTGATAGTATAACTGCACCTTTATTGCCAAGCGTCCATTGTAATAGACGGCTATATTTATCTTTCAGGAAATCTGTCGCTTTTTTTTCCCAGCTGGTAGCAGTACCCGGCTTGAATATCCTGGAAATAATTATAGGAACAATCGTTAAACTAACAAAAAGTGATGCTAACAAACTGAACGAGACAGCCATCGCTAAACTCAAAAATAATTTGCCTGTAATCCCTTTAGCAAATACAAGCGGTAAAAAAACAACTATTGTAGTCAGTGTAGAGGCTGTTATCGCCATACCAACTTCACTTGCACCTGTTACAGCTGCGGCATCGCTTTCCTCTCCTAAGGCAAAATGCCGAAAAGTATTTTCTATAACCACGATAGCATTATCTACCAGCATACCGACACCAAGTGCGATACCTATCATAGTAATAAAATTCAATGTCCGCCCTAAAAAATATAAGGGCACAAAAGTAACTAAAATAGATAGCGGGATACTCAACGCAATAGTCAGAGTAGACCGCCAGTCAGATAAAAACAGAAAAAGTATCAATATCGCAAGTATCGCACCACCCATAGCGTTGGAACCTGTTACTTTTATGATTCGTTTAACCATACGCGATTGGTCAAATACAGTATAGAGTTGTATATCTGCAGGTAGTAGTTTAGTAATATCTTTCATTACTTTTTTGATTTTATCGCTAACAATAACTGTATTTGAACCTGATTCTTTATTCACGATTAACATAACAGATTCTTTATTGTTTGTTCTAGATACTGCTCTTACTTCTTTGTAACCATCTATAACCTCTGCAATATCTTTAAGATATATCGGTACATTCTGCCTCACTGTTACAGGTAGATTCTCTAACTCTTTTAATGTATTGATTTCGCCAGTTGTCCTTAACAGATATTCTTTATAGCCATCTTCAACATATCCACCAGGCAGATTGAGATTCTCTGAATGCAGTTTTGCAACAAGTTCACCTAACAGTATTCTGTAACCATCTAATTTAGTTTTATCTGTCTCTATCAGTATCTCTTTTTGTTTCCCACCAAAAACCATTGCTGACGCAACACCATCAATCTGTTCTAATCTGTCTTTGATTATATCCTTTGTCAAACTTCTTAAACTTTCCATATCTCTGTTGCCTGTAACACCATATACTATTATTGGCATCATTGATGGGTCAAACTTGAACACGACTGGTTTTT
This DNA window, taken from Elusimicrobiota bacterium, encodes the following:
- a CDS encoding efflux RND transporter permease subunit, which translates into the protein MKIPEFSVKHPVTGTMLILILVVLGIICFTRLGLDMMPDITYPVLAVSIGYPGVSSEDVENILTKPVEEIVATVKNVKKLKSFSQEGLASILVELEWGTNLDSAAQDIRDRIDMIKDFLPEDIEKPVVFKFDPSMMPIIVYGVTGNRDMESLRSLTKDIIKDRLEQIDGVASAMVFGGKQKEILIETDKTKLDGYRILLGELVAKLHSENLNLPGGYVEDGYKEYLLRTTGEINTLKELENLPVTVRQNVPIYLKDIAEVIDGYKEVRAVSRTNNKESVMLIVNKESGSNTVIVSDKIKKVMKDITKLLPADIQLYTVFDQSRMVKRIIKVTGSNAMGGAILAILILFLFLSDWRSTLTIALSIPLSILVTFVPLYFLGRTLNFITMIGIALGVGMLVDNAIVVIENTFRHFALGEESDAAAVTGASEVGMAITASTLTTIVVFLPLVFAKGITGKLFLSLAMAVSFSLLASLFVSLTIVPIIISRIFKPGTATSWEKKATDFLKDKYSRLLQWTLGNKGAVILSVFGILIICLLLAVFVMGKEFFPKVDFNMVLVSLKMPVGTTLQETDRVTQELENIVLNEDGVQTVLVSVGIMEGQKQDVAWGTGSAGVNEAQLFIRLHDKLDRKRSAEQILNSIRNKMPQLQNVKLEFMDMSSAMMAGGGRSQKPVQLKLFGKDINKLEQLAEQIISKIKTIKGMKDIDTTLVKGKPELQIKINREKSARLQLTAKQIASTVQTAVQGKIATRIHQAGEEIDIRVKLRPEDRKSLKDIENLSIITPQGLIIPLGEVAKLVFSYGPIRLERENQKRIVTITANITGKDLGKIINEIKKVVKKIQFPEGYFIDYAGEAEQMRETFTDLGYIFLLALLLIYMVMASEFESFIHPLVIMFTVPFSIIGVVLGLVMLGKNICLPAGMGILILAGIIVNNGIVMIDYINKLRRRGKEKIAAIIEGATTRLRPVLMTAITTMLGMMPMVFSRAEGSEARSVAASAIVGGLFVGTMLTLLVLPVVYSILDDLVKSQG